A stretch of Lathyrus oleraceus cultivar Zhongwan6 chromosome 6, CAAS_Psat_ZW6_1.0, whole genome shotgun sequence DNA encodes these proteins:
- the LOC127093826 gene encoding uncharacterized protein LOC127093826, whose amino-acid sequence MIYGLTDAYDGFVTYIQQHDPLPTFSTARSRLELEESTMLQRAARESHASSVSAALMAKAPAIEPAPKPSSYASNSQLSPSTYHNHIGKKLNRGGRNSGRGNHGQQQQQQQQWQPWNYPPWQQWGPWNYLSCPYPTSNWNRPNNGPKPQQSGILGPKPQQVAFNVNTTSPTDIESAFSTLNLAQPDPFWYMDTGSTSHMTSSQGNLSSYFKLRKNNKIIIENGHYVPIYVLGSTHLDNPHPPLVLNNVIHAPNLIKI is encoded by the coding sequence ATGATATACGGTCTCACTGATGCATACGATGGGTTTGTCACTTATATACAACAACACGACCCTCTCCCCACCTTCTCCACAGCACGATCACGACTGGAACTCGAGGAATCAACCATGTTGCAGCGTGCCGCTCGTGAATCACACGCATCCTCTGTTTCGGCCGCTCTCATGGCCAAAGCTCCGGCCATCGAACCTGCACCCAAACCGTCATCCTATGCTTCAAACTCCCAACTATCTCCATCGACATATCACAATCATATAGGAAAGAAACTGAATCGTGGCGGTCGAAATTCCGGAAGAGGAAATCACgggcaacaacaacaacaacaacaacagtgGCAACCATGGAATTACCCACCTTGGCAACAATGGGGTCCTTGGAATTACCTATCTTGCCCTTACCCAACCTCAAATTGGAATAGACCAAATAATGGTCCTAAGCCCCAACAAAGTGGAATTCTTGGGCCTAAACCTCAGCAGGTTGCTTTCAATGTTAATACTACCAGCCCCACTGACATTGAAAGTGCTTTCAGCACCCTCAATCTTGCTCAGCCAGACCCCTTTTGGTACATGGACACCGGATCCACCTCTCACATGACATCCTCGCAAGGTAATCTCTCATCTTATTTTAAATtgagaaaaaataataaaatcatTATCGAAAATGGTCATTATGTTCCAATTTATGTTCTCGGTAGTACACATCTAGATAACCCCCACCCACCTCTTGTCCTAAACAATGTGATTCACGCTCCAAATCTAATTAAAATTTAG